One Peromyscus leucopus breed LL Stock chromosome 2, UCI_PerLeu_2.1, whole genome shotgun sequence DNA window includes the following coding sequences:
- the Faap20 gene encoding Fanconi anemia core complex-associated protein 20 produces MEEERRLRGRLSRRRPPAGGGVPSCRPWFLMEDSKSEPWAALLRSTVSGDVDLTPNSQPLPPLPAFSSQESLPDPEPAVPPEVFTVGSKTFSWTPFPPALGGSGNSYQLFHGPGGSLGSPIPSLKRCPAPDSHQTPSPQERVSVQSTPVLLSCPLCQKAFDPTLAQLDVDSHLAQCLAESTEDMVW; encoded by the exons atggaggaggagcGGAGGCTGCGGGGGAGGCTGAGCCGCCGTAGGCCGCCCGCAGGGGGCGG GGTCCCCAGCTGCCGCCCCTGGTTTCTCATGGAGGACAGTAAGAGTGAGCCGTGGGCTGCTCTCCTGCGAAGCACTGTGAGCGGGGACGTGGATCTGACCCCGAACAGTCAGCcgttgccaccactgcctgcttttTCCAGCCAG GAGTCTCTGCCTGACCCAGAGCCCGCTGTGCCTCCTGAGGTCTTCACTGTGGGATCCAAAACTTTTTCCTGGACGCCTTTTCCACCTGCCCTTGGTGGCTCTGGAAACTCCTACCAGTTGTTCCATGGGCCTGGAGGCTCCCTGGGGTCACCTATTCCATCCTTGAAAAGATGTCCTGCACCAGATTCCCATCAGACTCCCAGCCCCCAAGAGCGTGTGTCTGTGCAGAGTACACCTGTGTTGCTGAGCTGTCCATTGTGCCAGAAGGCATTTGATCCGAC GCTGGCCCAGCTGGATGTGGATAGCCACCTTGCTCAGTGCTTGGCTGAAAGCACAGAAGACATGGTGTGGTGA